A window from Populus trichocarpa isolate Nisqually-1 chromosome 3, P.trichocarpa_v4.1, whole genome shotgun sequence encodes these proteins:
- the LOC18096746 gene encoding uncharacterized protein LOC18096746 isoform X3 yields MQINDLSFLTRVDDQMKDSFIFIIFNWDCYYFFLFDWNLCEIVEQLDDSYLGCERWLPSRPKVEKPPSVFNAATLAYIDDSIFEIIYTIVSKMMQLYARRHFLFPPLSLEEHNDCVIAVVRCEAQDALLQKLLNDNYLSEEERGVLRLGKNVGSAKT; encoded by the exons ATGCAAATTAATGATTTGTCATTCCTAACAAGGGTTGATGATCAAATGAAGGATtcgtttatttttatcattttcaattgggattgttactatttttttctttttgattggaATTTATGTGAAATTGTAGAACAATTGGATGATTCATATTTGGGATGTGAGAGATGGTTGCCAAGTCGGCCAAAAGTAGAGAAGCCTCCATCAGTGTTTAATGCCGCGACTTTGGCTTATATTGATGATAGTATTTTTGAg ATAATATACACCATTGTTTCTAAAATGATGCAGCTATATGCTCGTAGGCACTTTTTGTTTCCTCCATTGAGTCTTGAGGAACATAATGACTGTGTGATTGCAGTTGTACGCTGTGAAGCACAA GATGCATTGCTCCAGAAACTTCTCAATGATAATTACCTGTCAGAGGAAGAAAG GGGTGTTCTTCGTTTGGGAAAGAATGTTGGTTCAGctaaaacatga
- the LOC18096746 gene encoding uncharacterized protein LOC18096746 isoform X6: MQINDLSFLTRVDDQMKDSFIFIIFNWDCYYFFLFDWNLCEIVEQLDDSYLGCERWLPSRPKVEKPPSVFNAATLAYIDDSIFELYARRHFLFPPLSLEEHNDCVIAVVRCEAQDALLQKLLNDNYLSEEERGVLRLGKNVGSAKT; the protein is encoded by the exons ATGCAAATTAATGATTTGTCATTCCTAACAAGGGTTGATGATCAAATGAAGGATtcgtttatttttatcattttcaattgggattgttactatttttttctttttgattggaATTTATGTGAAATTGTAGAACAATTGGATGATTCATATTTGGGATGTGAGAGATGGTTGCCAAGTCGGCCAAAAGTAGAGAAGCCTCCATCAGTGTTTAATGCCGCGACTTTGGCTTATATTGATGATAGTATTTTTGAg CTATATGCTCGTAGGCACTTTTTGTTTCCTCCATTGAGTCTTGAGGAACATAATGACTGTGTGATTGCAGTTGTACGCTGTGAAGCACAA GATGCATTGCTCCAGAAACTTCTCAATGATAATTACCTGTCAGAGGAAGAAAG GGGTGTTCTTCGTTTGGGAAAGAATGTTGGTTCAGctaaaacatga
- the LOC18096746 gene encoding uncharacterized protein LOC18096746 isoform X2, protein MQINDLSFLTRVDDQMKDSFIFIIFNWDCYYFFLFDWNLCEIVEQLDDSYLGCERWLPSRPKVEKPPSVFNAATLAYIDDSIFEIIYTIVSKMMQLYARRHFLFPPLSLEEHNDCVIAVVRCEAQDALLQKLLNDNYLSEEERGEERKKDYQMVVSRFILLLRGVLRLGKNVGSAKT, encoded by the exons ATGCAAATTAATGATTTGTCATTCCTAACAAGGGTTGATGATCAAATGAAGGATtcgtttatttttatcattttcaattgggattgttactatttttttctttttgattggaATTTATGTGAAATTGTAGAACAATTGGATGATTCATATTTGGGATGTGAGAGATGGTTGCCAAGTCGGCCAAAAGTAGAGAAGCCTCCATCAGTGTTTAATGCCGCGACTTTGGCTTATATTGATGATAGTATTTTTGAg ATAATATACACCATTGTTTCTAAAATGATGCAGCTATATGCTCGTAGGCACTTTTTGTTTCCTCCATTGAGTCTTGAGGAACATAATGACTGTGTGATTGCAGTTGTACGCTGTGAAGCACAA GATGCATTGCTCCAGAAACTTCTCAATGATAATTACCTGTCAGAGGAAGAAAG gggggaagaaagaaagaaagattatcAAATGGTTGTTAGTAGATTCATCTTATTGCTAAG GGGTGTTCTTCGTTTGGGAAAGAATGTTGGTTCAGctaaaacatga
- the LOC18096746 gene encoding uncharacterized protein LOC18096746 isoform X1: protein MQINDLSFLTRVDDQMKDSFIFIIFNWDCYYFFLFDWNLCEIVEQLDDSYLGCERWLPSRPKVEKPPSVFNAATLAYIDDSIFEILCFLGYDSTLGTPFVYINVNGLHCTFFLHHKRMHCSRNFSMIITCQRKKGWLSLPDKCKSFGRVMLTLGFSTGSSTQMIMEEANSKSTSRARLSCL from the exons ATGCAAATTAATGATTTGTCATTCCTAACAAGGGTTGATGATCAAATGAAGGATtcgtttatttttatcattttcaattgggattgttactatttttttctttttgattggaATTTATGTGAAATTGTAGAACAATTGGATGATTCATATTTGGGATGTGAGAGATGGTTGCCAAGTCGGCCAAAAGTAGAGAAGCCTCCATCAGTGTTTAATGCCGCGACTTTGGCTTATATTGATGATAGTATTTTTGAg atcctttgttttttaggttatgATTCTACTCTTGGCACGCCTTTTGTATACATCAATGTAAATGGGCTGCATTGCACCTTCTTTTTGCATCACAAGAG GATGCATTGCTCCAGAAACTTCTCAATGATAATTACCTGTCAGAGGAAGAAAG GTTGGTTATCTCTTCCTGACAAATGTAAATCGTTTGGAAGAGTAATGCTTACGTTGGGATTCTCAACTGGTTCTTCTACACAAATGATTATGGAGGAAGCAAATAGTAAGTCAACTTCTAGAGCGCGCCTTTCttgtttgtaa
- the LOC18096746 gene encoding uncharacterized protein LOC18096746 isoform X5, translating to MQINDLSFLTRVDDQMKDSFIFIIFNWDCYYFFLFDWNLCEIVEQLDDSYLGCERWLPSRPKVEKPPSVFNAATLAYIDDSIFEIIYTIVSKMMQLYARRHFLFPPLSLEEHNDCVIAVVRCEAQDALLQKLLNDNYLSEEERLVISS from the exons ATGCAAATTAATGATTTGTCATTCCTAACAAGGGTTGATGATCAAATGAAGGATtcgtttatttttatcattttcaattgggattgttactatttttttctttttgattggaATTTATGTGAAATTGTAGAACAATTGGATGATTCATATTTGGGATGTGAGAGATGGTTGCCAAGTCGGCCAAAAGTAGAGAAGCCTCCATCAGTGTTTAATGCCGCGACTTTGGCTTATATTGATGATAGTATTTTTGAg ATAATATACACCATTGTTTCTAAAATGATGCAGCTATATGCTCGTAGGCACTTTTTGTTTCCTCCATTGAGTCTTGAGGAACATAATGACTGTGTGATTGCAGTTGTACGCTGTGAAGCACAA GATGCATTGCTCCAGAAACTTCTCAATGATAATTACCTGTCAGAGGAAGAAAG GTTGGTTATCTCTTCCTGA
- the LOC18096746 gene encoding uncharacterized protein LOC18096746 isoform X4: MQINDLSFLTRVDDQMKDSFIFIIFNWDCYYFFLFDWNLCEIVEQLDDSYLGCERWLPSRPKVEKPPSVFNAATLAYIDDSIFEILCFLGYDSTLGTPFVYINVNGLHCTFFLHHKRMHCSRNFSMIITCQRKKAFEFYLDFWEPFYFRSLEHT; this comes from the exons ATGCAAATTAATGATTTGTCATTCCTAACAAGGGTTGATGATCAAATGAAGGATtcgtttatttttatcattttcaattgggattgttactatttttttctttttgattggaATTTATGTGAAATTGTAGAACAATTGGATGATTCATATTTGGGATGTGAGAGATGGTTGCCAAGTCGGCCAAAAGTAGAGAAGCCTCCATCAGTGTTTAATGCCGCGACTTTGGCTTATATTGATGATAGTATTTTTGAg atcctttgttttttaggttatgATTCTACTCTTGGCACGCCTTTTGTATACATCAATGTAAATGGGCTGCATTGCACCTTCTTTTTGCATCACAAGAG GATGCATTGCTCCAGAAACTTCTCAATGATAATTACCTGTCAGAGGAAGAAAG CCTTTGAATTCTATTTGGACTTTTGGGAACCCTTCTATTTTAGGAGCCTAGAGCACACCTAA
- the LOC18096746 gene encoding uncharacterized protein LOC18096746 isoform X7 has protein sequence MQINDLSFLTRVDDQMKDSFIFIIFNWDCYYFFLFDWNLCEIVEQLDDSYLGCERWLPSRPKVEKPPSVFNAATLAYIDDSIFEIIYTIVSKMMQLYARRHFLFPPLSLEEHNDCVIAVVRCEAQDALLQKLLNDNYLSEEESP, from the exons ATGCAAATTAATGATTTGTCATTCCTAACAAGGGTTGATGATCAAATGAAGGATtcgtttatttttatcattttcaattgggattgttactatttttttctttttgattggaATTTATGTGAAATTGTAGAACAATTGGATGATTCATATTTGGGATGTGAGAGATGGTTGCCAAGTCGGCCAAAAGTAGAGAAGCCTCCATCAGTGTTTAATGCCGCGACTTTGGCTTATATTGATGATAGTATTTTTGAg ATAATATACACCATTGTTTCTAAAATGATGCAGCTATATGCTCGTAGGCACTTTTTGTTTCCTCCATTGAGTCTTGAGGAACATAATGACTGTGTGATTGCAGTTGTACGCTGTGAAGCACAA GATGCATTGCTCCAGAAACTTCTCAATGATAATTACCTGTCAGAGGAAGAAAG TCCTTGA